A window of the Dermatophagoides farinae isolate YC_2012a chromosome 2, ASM2471394v1, whole genome shotgun sequence genome harbors these coding sequences:
- the axo gene encoding axotactin gives MRSIKINFSTFYSVHLSFIIAFIIIAIIKNDFQYGPMKIMIAKGQTIENFTTANLMLPDYYTFTKLNSHIRLSANKNITDKLIHSKKEISFDFRTRYPNGMLFYESYYLSNDPKNVIFELFLFIQNGRFKAVIVNSDDINQQTKQSTKTLPQELVIGYGIHRDDLHTVKISMNLELGFFNVRINSSTHNKYYKSLYFNATVIKQQYDKRCNFHLILGSHSVESNVGSSLSNVQHFIGCMGNFNIISRSNVNNFDTLSSSQLNFVNVTDGCVDQCKKNLCSRRATCINFYDTKKCNCFGTELEDRHCRSFNYTVMTFRGYSSLSYKIYSFVDKYYSDDNLISLHLKTVHNGLLFIALSETMKSYLIINIKNGFLNLLFDMGNNNPKNYIFNNHRLTDNEWHNVTVHHLYRKMYVYIDNIKIQDIKIDAVEPYFYFDPEMYVAGLPANVNVSQLDLPFYLPNKKFVGCLKHVYFNRFDILYDLNMNSKKAKYYSALPKELGCHHTDSVPMTFHSKSFFKANNFNQTKSFSLKFQFKAFMNKFRIVKGMFQTQNLETKKWSLMIRNEDVKLIIEEDKIKANELKWTLSNDDSLNITTWNYVDIIFKSDGLIEMIVNQINVKGRYDSQVDFFHEEILFGSIDDQMKFIGCVKDIVINENDIEPRTLREQTTVFGRITLDNCQLINPCNKPKACEHDGLCIPSMDNGTYSCDCSNTGYIGKTCHFSLYRKSCEEIYLMDKQNSGIYMIDIDRNGPTPPAHVYCNVSNGPNKTSTIINTVIEHNIQHQVIVREKGQKGNHYMDVFYRDFNREMLRLFVQRSDRCKQYIRYECNNAPLSLSTYTLLYAIKPEHKLIRLDSGRSKGCQCNAKSRRENQCADQDLDCNCDAINIPGWKHDDGYLTEKDDVGITKMFFLQFPNSSWDSEAHLYLGNLSCKDLDTQKYEITFKTKQSYLEVPGWKGKEMAISFKTTANEAVIFFQSHLETTSTYFKATIISENEISFEYCLRNRKFNVTVSSSRCLNCGQWQHVLIERDETQMRVSINQNFRILYLNENDQFIDFDGKLYVGGAPIRYFRGLKITLGFIGCLRGLVLDDNIINLHQYLSVARYPSIESGCRPYCKPNLCQNQAICVELWGSYRCRCANPIAHSGTNCENNLNTNAITIKSATYLQKEFSSDEIKSILKNDIILSFRTHKSFALLLFIHDVYKNFIQIHIADGTSVVLIYNFHQKIITRKIDIGNILTNGHPVQIHIARLQNHTVFTVNKNSIIIPYVVKLIKDNHESTDLSLFDIETDHMIRFNSTASKNEIFIGSIESSELINSIPGFVGCIQGLKIGGKLFDLEKLATEIKEQNTTRSDLIKVGCKMLCDNLPCNNGGTCTEDWEHESTICDCDYTSYRGEACDIDIGAHFEKDSSVIYYLDNKIMDFNHIDISFAFSSPNMEGATLFMIRYANSTRFLHIALLPNGKMFVEEDDGHEIYSKIIESEEDNFSDSYRHWVRYTRDDKSAQIIVDSIIFVMDEHYKELQKPITNTDENIIVIGSSRINNQNFSSMPSFRGCISNINIILDEIKIDPFESAFGIRSGLNDVKVNGPIKQGICSSFKIQQKINVPLMRTDQTLTLLNRVEIWLNRPKPSLVSFRMKNDENTEQVYMSKSNIVIIISIIYLSIVMICVAIYLRKIEKRYRLLKFQGETPFFHKNQVKIEKNYM, from the exons atgcgatcaataaaaattaatttttcaacattttattctgttcatttatcattcataattgcattcattataattgctatcattaaaaatgattttcaatatggtccaatgaaaataatgatagcCAAAGGTCAAactattgaaaatttcaccaCAGCAAATTTAATGCTTCCAGATTATTATACATTCACTAAATTAAATTCTCATATTAGATTAAGTGCCAATAAAAATATCACCGATAAGCTTATACATTCCAAGAAAGAAATATCTTTTGATTTCAG AACACGTTATCCAAATGGAATGTTATTTTATGAAAGTTATTATCTTTCCAACGATCCgaaaaatgttatttttgaattatttctattcattcagaATGGTAGATTCAAAGCAGTGATTGTGAATAGTGATGatatcaatcaacaaacaaaacaatcaacaaaaacattgccTCAAGAATTAGTCATTGGTTATGGCATTCATCGTGATGATCTTCATACAGTGAAAATATCGATGAATTTAGAACTGGGATTCTTTAACGTTCGAATAAATTCATCTACTCATAATAAGTATTATAAATCATTGTATTTCAATGCAACGgtcatcaaacaacaatacgATAAACGATGCAATTTTCATCTGATTCTTGGTAGCCATTCAGTTGAATCGAATGTAGGAAGCTCATTGAGTAATGTTCAACATTTCATCGGATGTATGggaaatttcaatattatctCCCGTTCTAAtgtcaataattttgatacATTATCATCCAGTCAATTGAATTTCGTTAATGTCACTGATGGATGTGTTGATCAAtgtaagaaaaatttatgttCCAGACGTGCCACttgtatcaatttttatgatacaaaaaaatgtaattgtTTCGGTACCGAATTAGAAGATCGACATTGTCGCAGTTTCAATTATACCGTAATGACATTTCGTGGCTATTCATCTCTTTCatataaaatatattcatttgtaGACAAATACTATTcggatgataatttaattagCTTACATTTGAAAACTGTTCATAATGGATTATTGTTCATTGCACTATCAGAAACGATGAAAAGttatttgataatcaatattaAAAATGGATTTCTTAATCTGTTATTCGATATGggcaataataatccaaagaattacattttcaataatcacCGATTGACTGATAATGAATGGCATAATGTCACTGTACATCATTTATATCGAAAAATGTATGTTTACATTGATAATATTAAAATACAAgatataaaaattgatgcCGTTGAaccatatttttatttcgatcCTGAAATGTATGTGGCTGGCCTACCTGCTAATGTGAATGTTTCACAACTTGATTTACCTTTTTATttgccaaacaaaaaatttgtcgGTTGCTTGAAACATGTCtatttcaatcgattcgatATACTATACgatttgaatatgaattcGAAAAAAGCCAAATATTATAGTGCACTACCAAAAGAACTTGGTTGCCATCATACTGATTCTGTTCCGATGACATTTCATagtaaatcattttttaaagcaaacaatttcaatcaaacaaaatcattttcattaaaatttcaattcaaagcatttatgaataaatttcgaATAGTAAAAGGTATGTTTCAGACACAAAatcttgaaacaaaaaaatggtcattaATGATACGCAATGAAGATGTTAAGCTAATTATCGAAgaagataaaataaaagccaatgaattgaaatggacattaagcaatgatgattcgCTCAATATAACTACCTGGAATTATGTGgatataattttcaaaagtGATGGTCTTATCGAAATGattgtcaatcaaatcaatgtcAAAGGAAGATATGATTCTCAAGTAGATTTTTTCCATGAAGAAATCTTATTCGGATCTatcgatgatcaaatgaaattcatagGATGTGTAAAAGATattgtcatcaatgaaaacgaTATTGAACCTCGTACATTGCGCGAACAAACCACAGTGTTTGGTAGAATCACTCTTGACAATtgtcaattaatcaatcctTGTAATAAACCGAAAGCTTGTGAACATGATGGTCTTTGTATACCTTCGATGGATAATGGAACCTATTCATGTGATTGTTCAAATACTGGATATATTGGAAAGACAtgtcatttttctttgtataGAAAAAGCTGTGAAGAGATTTATTTGATggataaacaaaattcagGAATTTATATGATTGACATTGATCGTAATGGACCAACACCACCAGCTCATGTTTACTGTAATGTTTCAAATGGACCTAATAAAACATCAACGATTATTAATACTGTAATCGAACATAATATTCAACATCAAGTg aTTGTTCGAGAGAAAGGACAGAAAGGCAATCATTATATGGATGTATTCTATCGTGATTTTAATCGAGAAATGTTGCGTTTATTTGTTCAACGATCAGATAGATGCAAACAATATATTCGATATGAATGTAATAATGCTCCATTAAG TTTGTCGACTTATACGTTGCTATATGCAATCAAACCAGAACATAAATTAATTCGTTTAGATAGTGGTAGATCCAAGGGTTGCCAATGCAATGCTAAAAGTCGAAGAGAAAACCAATGTGCTGATCAAGATCTTGATTGTAATTGTGATGCAATTAATATACCTGGATGGAAACATGACGACGGATATTTGACTGAAAAAGATGATGTTGGCATAacgaaaatgttttttcttcagttTCCAAATTCAAGCTGGGATTCGGAAGCACATCTTTATTTGGGAAATTTATCTTGTAAAGATTTAG atACCCAAAAGTATGAAATtacattcaaaacaaaacaatcctATTTAGAAGTTCCCGGATGGAAAGGCAAAGAAATGGCAATTAGTTTCAAGACAACGGCCAATGAGGCAGTTATATTTTTTCAGTCACATTTGGAAACAACTTCTACTTATTTCAAAGCAACCATAAtcagtgaaaatgaaatcagcTTTGAATATTGTCTACGAAATCGAAAATTTAATGTAACCGTCTCATCAAGCCGATGTTTGAATTGTGGTCAATGGCAACATGTACTAATTGAACGAGATGAAACTCAAAtgag AGTTTcgataaatcaaaattttagaATACTCTatctaaatgaaaatgatcaatttatcgattttgatgGTAAACTATATGTTGGTGGAGCACCTATCAGATATTTTCGTGGATTAAAAATAACGCTTGGTTTTATCGGATGTCTACGGGGGTTGGTGCTTGACGATAACATCATTAATCTTCATCAATATCTTAGCGTTGCTAG GTATCCTAGTATTGAATCAGGTTGTCGACCCTATTGTAAACCAAATTTATGTCAAAATCAAGCAATATGTGTGGAATTATGGGGCTCATATCGATGTCGATGTGCTAATCCTATCGCACATAGCGGTACAAATTGTGAAAACAATCTCAATACGAATg CTATCACTATAAAATCGGCAACATATCTTCagaaagaattttcttcggatgaaatcaaatctattttaaaaaatgatattattCTCAGCTTTCGGACGCATAAATCATTTGCATTGTTacttttcattcatgatgTTTATAAAAACTTTATACAAATTCATATTGCCGATGGAACAAGTGTCGTGttgatttataattttcatcaaaaaattattactcGTAAAATTGATATCGGAAATATTTTAACCAATGGTCATCCTGTTCAAATCCATATTGCACGTCTTCAGAATCATACTGTATTCActgtgaataaaaattctataaTTATACCATACGTGGTGAAATTGATAAAAGACAATCATGAATCAACTGATTTATCATTGTTCGATATCGAAACTGATCATATGATcagattcaattcaacagCCAGCAAAAATGAGATTTTCATCGGAAGCATCGAATCTTCGGAGCTAATTAATTCGATTCCAGGTTTCGTGGGCTGTATTCAAGGCCTGAAGATTGGTGGAAAACTTTTTGATCTCGAAAAATTGGCTACCGAGATAAAGGAACAAAATACTACTAGAAGTGATCTCATCAAAGTTGGATGTAAAATGCTCTGTGATAATCTACCTTGCAACAATGGTGGTACATGTACTGAAGACTGGGAACATGAATCAACCATTTGTGATTGTGATTACACATCATATCGTGGCGAAGCATGTGATATTGATATTGGAGctcattttgaaaaagatTCCAGTGTTATCTATTATCTTGACAATAAAATCATGGATTTCAATCACATCGATATATCATTTGCATTCTCTTCACCGAATATGGAAGGAGCAACTTTGTTCATGATCCGGTACGCTAATAGCACACGATTTTTACATATTGCACTATTGCCTAATGGAAAAATGTTTGTGGAAGAAGATGATGGACATGAAATTT ATTCAAAAATTATAGAGAGTGAAGAGGACAATTTTTCCGATTCATATCGACATTGGGTTCGATATACAAGAGATGACAAATCCGCCCAGATAATA GTGGACAGTATAATTTTTGTGATGGACGAACATTACAAAGAATTACAGAAACCCATTACAAACACTGATGAGAATATCATAGTTATTGGTTCTAGCCggatcaataatcaaaactTCAGTTCAATGCCCAGTTTTCGTGGCTGTATATCAA ACATAAACATTATATtggatgaaataaaaattgatcctTTTGAATCGGCATTTGGAATCAGATCTGGTTTGAACGATGTAAAAGTAAACGGACCAATCAAACAAggaatttgttcatcatttaaaatacagcaaaaaatcaatgtacCACTCATGAGAACTGATCAAACATTAACCTTGTTAAATCGAGTAGAAATTTGGCTAAATCGTCCAAAACCATCATTAGTATCttttagaatgaaaaatgatgaaaacactGAACAAGTTTACATGAGCAAATCGAACATTGTGATTATCATAAGCATTATTTATCTATCCATTGTTATGATTTGTGTTGCAATCTATTTAcggaaaatagaaaaaagatATCGTCTACTCAAATTTCAAGGTGAAACACCATTTTTCCATAAAAATCAAgtaaaaatcgaaaaaaattatatgtga
- the HDAC1 gene encoding histone deacetylase 1, translating into MTSSAGQSKKRVCYYYDGDIGNYYYGQGHPMKPHRIRMAHNLILNYGLYRKMEIYRPHKATQEEMTKYHSDDYIRFLKSIRPDNMSEYNKQMQRFNVGEDCPVFDGLYEFCQLSAGGSVAGAVKLNKQATDIAINWGGGLHHAKKSEASGFCYVNDIVLAILELLKYHQRVLYIDIDIHHGDGVEEAFYTTDRVMTASFHKYGEYFPGTGDLRDIGAGKGKYYAVNFPLRDGIDDEAYEGIFKPLISKVIEMFQPSAIVLQCGADSLSGDRLGCFNLTLKGHGKCVEFVKKFNLPLLLVGGGGYTIRNVARCWTYETAVALDTEVSNELPYNDYFEYFGPDFKLHISSSNMTNANSPDYLEKIKTRLFENLRMLPHAPGVQSQAIPEDAVDVEMEDEDEKQNPEERISIRASEKRISNENEHSDSEDEGDNRKDSRNYKKSKKVKTESNSNNEKDKKESNESNEKSATNTASSTGSGATNSETTPATIVINTENTEDKK; encoded by the exons ATGACATCTTCAGCCggtcaatcaaaaaaacgtGTTtgctattattatgatggtgatattggaaattattattatggccaaGGACATCCAATGAAACCACATCGAATTCGTATGGCTCATAATTTGATTCTTAATTATGGTCTTTAtagaaaaatggaaatataT CGGCCGCATAAAGCGACTCAAGAGGAAATGACCAAATACCATAGCGATGATTACATCCGATTTTTAAAAAGCATTCGTCCGGATAACATGAGCGAATATAATAAACAGATGCAAAGAT TCAATGTCGGTGAGGATTGTCCTGTTTTTGATGGTCTCTATGAATTCTGTCAACTTTCGGCCGGTGGCTCGGTTGCTGGAGCGGTAAAACTCAATAAACAAGCAACTGATATTGCTATAAATTGGGGCGGTGGATTGCATCACGCGAAAAAATCTGAAGCTTCTGGATTTTGCTATGTAAACGATATTGTATTAGCCATATTGGAATTGCTTAAATATCATCAACGTGTACTTTACATTGATATCGATATTCATCATGGTGATGGAGTTGAAGAGGCATTCTATACCACTGATCGTGTCATGACAGCTTCTTTTCATAAGTATGGTGAATATTTTCCTGGAACTGGCGATCTTCGCGACATTGGTGCTGGTAAAGGCAAATATTATGCTGTCAATTTTCCACTACGCGATGGCATCGATGACGAAGCCTATGAAGGAATTTTCAAACCTTTGATCTCAAAA GTTATCGAAATGTTTCAACCAAGCGCCATTGTTTTGCAATGTGGCGCCGATTCTCTTTCTGGAGATCGTTTAGGTTGCTTTAATCTTACGTTAAAAGGTCATGGCAAATGTGTTGAATTtgttaaaaaattcaatttgccTCTTTTATTGgtcggtggtggtggctatACTATACGTAATGTTGCACGCTGTTGGACCTATGAAACGGCAGTAGCTTTGGATACAGAAGTATCTAatg AATTACCTTACAATGATTACTTTGAATATTTTGGTCCAGATTTCAAACTTCATATCAGTTCATCAAATATGACTAATGCAAATTCTCCGGATTACCTGGAAAAGATAAA AACTCGTTTATTCGAGAATCTTCGTATGTTGCCTCATGCCCCTGGTGTACAATCACAAGCTATTCCTGAAGAtgctgttgatgttgaaatgGAAGATGAGGATGAAAAACAGAACCCAGAGGAACGTATCAGCATTAGAGCATCGGAAAAAAGAATctcgaatgaaaatgaacattcCGATAGCGAAGATGAAGGTGACAATCGAAAAGATTCAcgaaattataaaaaatccAAGAAAGTAAAAACCGAAAGCAATTCCAATAATGAAAAGgataaaaaagaatcgaatgaGAGTAATGAAAAATCTGCTACGAATACTGCTTCTTCTACTGGTTCGGGTGCAACAAACTCTGAAACTACACCTGCTACCATTGTAATCAACACCGAAAATACTGAAGATAAAAAATGA
- the LOC124499535 gene encoding carbonyl reductase family member 4 — MAPNAIIIGGSRGIGFAIGKKFLENSFNVTLVSKNEENLVKSAATLKKYFHKQNHSNDVCIDYQICDVSNENNVIRTCQTLNEMVNKRNEQIDVLVNSAGITLNKLLFSTKLDDIYNVINTNLISAILITKLLSKQMVRQKNGSIINIGSIVGSHGNIGQTVYSASKAGLIGFTKSFAKELSAKNVRVNMISPGFINTDMTNLSMKAEQIQNYEKIIPLQRIGSAEEVANAVYFLGTSSFITGTIMVVDGGLNLMF, encoded by the exons ATGGCACCGAATGCTATTATAATCGGAGGATCTCGTGGCATTGGATTTGCTATTGGTAAAAAATTTCTG gaaaattcattcaatgtaacACTTGTAtcgaaaaatgaagaaaatttagTCAAAAGTGCAGCAAccttaaaaaaatatttccataaacagaatcattcgaatgatgTTTGTATTGATTATCAGATTTGTGATGTatccaatgaaaacaatgtcATTCGAACATGTCAAACGTTGAATGAGATGGTgaataaaagaaatgaacaaattgatgTTCTAGTCAATTCGGCCGGTATAACattaaacaaattattattttcaacgaAACTTGACGATATTTATAATGTGATAAATACAAATTTAATTAGTGCCATTCTAATCACAAAATTATTAAGCAAACAAATGGttagacaaaaaaatggttcaatcatcaatattg GCAGTATAGTTGGTTCTCATGGAAACATTGGCCAGACTGTCTATTCCGCTTCCAAAGCTGGACTTATTGGATTCACCAAATCATTCGCTAAAGAATTGAGTGCAAAAAATGTCCGTGTCAATATGATTTCGCCAG gATTCATCAATACTGATATGACTAATTTGAGTATGAAAGCTGAACAGATacaaaattatgaaaaaataattccattGCAAAGAATTGGCTCAGCAGAAGAAGTGGCCAACGCCGTCTATTTTCTtggtacatcatcatttattacgGGAACCATTATGGTCGTAGATGGTGGATTAAATTTaatgttttaa